The genomic window CGGTGTGCTGGCGTTGATGGGTGGTCTGTTCCAGATCAACCCGGTGTGGAACCTCGGTCCGTACAACCCGGCCCAGGTGTCCGCAGGATCGCAGCCGGACTTCTACATGATGTGGACAGACGGTCTCGCTCGACTGTGGCCGGCATGGGATATCTACATCGCCGGCCGCTACACGATCCCCGCAGTGTTCGCCGTCGCCCTGATCATGGGTCTGGTGTTCACGGTCATGATTGCGTACCCGTGGATCGAGAAGCGTCTCACCGGTGACACCGCGCACCACAACCTGCTTCAACGCCCGCGCGACGTGCCGGTCCGTACCGCCATCGGCGCAATGGTTCTGGCGTTCTACATCGTGCTCACGCTGTCCTGCGTCAACGACATCATCGCGTACAAGTTCGACATCTCTCTGAACGCGATGACGTGGATCGGACGCATCGGCATGCTGGTGCTTCCTCCGATCGCGTACTTCGTCGCATACCGGTTCTGCATCGGTCTGCAACGCAGCGACCGCCAGGTTCTCGATCACGGAATCGAGACCGGAATCATCAAGCGCCTGCCCCACGGCCAGTACGTCGAGGTTCATCAGCCTCTCGGACCGGTCGACGATCACGGACACCCGATTCCGCTCGAGTACCAGGGCGCTGCCGTTCCGAAGAAGATGAGCAAACTCGGTTCTGCCGGCAAGCCGGGTTCGGGATCGATCTTCCGTCCCGACCCCGTCTCGGAGAGCAAGGCTTTGGAAGAAGCTCTGCACCACGGCGAGGTCGAGCAGCTGACGATGCTGAAGAACTACCAGGCTTCGTTGTACGGCAACGGTTCCAACGGCCATTCGAACGGCAACGGCCACGCCAACGGCAACGGTCATTCGAACGGCAATGGTTCCAACGGACACGCGAACGGCAACGGTCACTCGAACGGCGACGGCGATCATGCTCCCGCCCGCCAGGAGAGCGATAGCGAGCACTAGAAGACAGCTTCACAGCCACAGGGCGGCACCCAACACGGGTGCCGCCCTGTGGCGTTTCTGCGTCTTGCCCAGCGGTCTCGCCCAGCGGTGGCGCCTACCCCGCTCCCCCACCGGCAGCGTGAGCACATTGCAATCGCGTCGAGAAGCGCTGACCCTCGCTCACACTTACCCTCGCATTGTGCGCTGAACGAGCCCAGCACCGTACAACGCGAGGGTAGATCGCCGACGCCCACGCGACCCCATCGCCGACGCCCTACCCGTCACCATCGCCGACACCCACGAGTGTCCCGCTCAGCAATGTCCGCGGCATCGACAGCTGTCCCGGTATTACTATTGGACTCATGGTGAGAATCCCCCTGTCCCCCGAAGAGCTCTCTCGTGGACTGCGACTGGGTGAGCTGCTCCGTGCCACCCGGGGTCAGCGGACCATGACGGAGGTTGCCGGCGAGGCTGGGATCTCGGTGGAGACGCTTCGAAAGATCGAGACCGGCAGAATTCCTACACCGGCGTTCTTCACGGTGTCAGCGCTGTGCAGAGCACTGGGTCTCTCACTCGACGACGTCGCGGCGACGGTGTCGCGCGCTTGTACGCGGGCCGACGCCTCCTGACCCCAGGCACCCTCACATACAACGAAAAGCGCCGACCCCGTGTAACGAGGTCGGCGCTTGTGGAACGTCTAGCCAGCTGGCAGGTCAGTGCTTCTCGGGTCCCACGTGGTACTCGAACACCAGGCCGGCCGCAGCGGACAGGATCAGCACGACTCCGAACGCAATGAGCCACCACAGGAAGAACGCGAACCCGATGGCGGTGACGGAAGCGGCGCCCGCGAGAACGATCGGCCAGAAGCTGCCGGGGCTGAAGAAGCCCAGGTCACCAGCTCCATCGCTGATTTCGGCGTCATCGAAGTCCTCGGGACGCGTGTCGAGACGCCTCGCGACGAACCGGAAGTAAGTTCCGATGATCAGCGTTAGACCGACCGACAGAGCGATGGCCGTAACACCTGCCCATTCGACGCCGGTGCGCGAGAAGCCGGTGAAGAGGGCGTACACGATCCCGACGAGAAGAAAGAAGACAGTCAGGATCTCGAAGATCTTGGCTTCGATTTTCATTTCAGCAATCTTCCTGGGTCAGTTGCCTTCGGCGACGGATTCGGACTTGAGTCCACGATCCGTCGTGAACGGGTAGGTGCTGGTGGCGACCGGAGACTGGCCGATCGCTTCGAGAGCTTGAGCGTTGGTCAAACCTTCTCCACCGTCGGACTCCGGTTTACGGAGTTCGATGTACTCCTGGAAGTCGTCCGGGGACACCGCACGAACCTCGAAGTTCATCATGGAGTGGAACGTGCCGCACATTTCGGTGCAACGTCCGACGAACGCACCCTCACGCTCGATCTCGGAGATCTGGAAAACGTTGTCCGAGTGGTTTTCCTTCGGGTTGGGAAGGACGTCGCGCTTGAACAGGAACTCCGGAACCCAGAAACCGTGAATGACATCCGAAGACGCGAGCACGAACTCGATTCGCTTGCCAGTCGGGAGAACCAGGACCGGGATCTCGTTGCTCGTGCCAACGGTCTCGATCTGGTTGTAATGCAGGTAGGAAAGATCCTGCGGGCTGACGCCGTGGATTGCTCCTGGAACGAATTCACCGTCTTCGCTGCCTTCGGCCTCACCCTCGGGCGGAGTCGCGGCTGCTTCGGCTGCTTCTTGAGCTTCGACGTCGGTGCCGTCGTACTTGGCGACGCCGTCCTTGAGGTCGACCGTCTGGTAGCCGAACTTCCAGTTCCACTGATACGCCGTCACATCGACCGTGACGTCGGGGTTCGGCTGCTTCTCGTCGACGTAGTTCTGCACGACGACGGTGAAGTAGAACAGCACCGCGATGATGACGAAAGGAACCGCTGTGTAGAAGAGCTCCAGCGGGACGTTGTACGCCGTCTGGCGTGGGAACTCCGGCGAATCCTTCTTCTTACGGTGGAAGATGACCACCCAGAAGATCAGAGCCCACACGATGATGCCCATGATCAGGGCTGCCACCACGGACCACGTCCACAATTCGCGAATCGACTTCCCCTGGGGAGTGACTCCCACCGGAAAGCCGAAGCGCAGGACCTCGTTGTCGATGGAACAGCCCGACAACAGCAACGCGGCTACGCCGAGAAATGCTGTCAGCCCGGCTCGCCGAAGGATCCGACTCTGCGCCACGTTCACGCCTTCCTGATCGCTCACCACTGAAGAATGAGGGCCTCCACATGCGGATGCCCTAGTACTACGCAGCGTAGACCAAAGCGGTCGCAACTCCACTGTCGGGTCGTTACCTTTCTTCGTCCGTGTCTACGGCATACTCGTACTTTCCGTGCCGCCACGGGCGTCATGCACGATCGCCAGTGCCGGCACTACTCCCGATTGCGAAACGAGGTAGTAGACGCTGTGTGTGGACTACTGGGTGTTCTGACGTCGACCGGCACCGACGCTGCGGGAGTCGAACTCGTCGAGGGCGCCATGCACTGCATGCGTCACCGCGGCCCCGACGAGCCCGGAACGTGGCACGACGACGACGTCATCTACGGGTTCAACCGACTGTCGATCATCGACATCGAGCATTCTCACCAGCCGCTTCGCTGGGGTCCGCCCGAGAATCCGACCCGTTATGCACTGACGTTCAACGGCGAGATCTACAACTACCTCGAGTTGCGCGAAGAACTGACCCGCGAGCACGGTGCGGAGTTCTTCACCGAGGGGGACGGCGAGTCCATCGTCGCAGCGTTCCATTACTGGGGCACCGAGGCTGTTCGACGCCTCCGCGGCATGTTCGCCTTCGCCATCTGGGACACCGATACTCGTGAGCTGTTTCTGGCACGCGACCCGTTCGGAATCAAGCCGTTGTTCGTTGCCACCGGCACCGGCGGCACAGCGTTCGGTAGCGAGAAGAAGAGCCTGCTGGAATTGACCGATCTCATCGGAATCGGAACCGAACTCGACCCACGCGCGATCGAGCACTACACAGTCCTTCAGTACGTACCCGAACCCGAGACCCTCCATACCGAGATTCGCCGTCTCGAATCCGGCAGCTACGCCACGCTCACCCCGGGTGCCGAGCTGAAGATCACGCGCTATTTCACACCGAAGTTCCCGGTGAAGCCGTTCGCGCCCGGTTCCGAGTCGGCTCGATACCAGGAGATCGCCGAAGCCCTGGAAGATTCCGTTGCCAAGCACATGCGCGCCGACGTCACGGTTGGCTCCTTTCTCTCCGGCGGAATCGACTCGACTGCCATCGCTGCGCTGGCGATTCGTCACAACCCGAACCTCATCACGTTCACTACCGGCTTCGAACGCGAGGGGTACTCCGAGGTCGATGTCGCGGCCGAGTCCGCTGCGGCCATCGGCGCACGCCACGTCGTCAAGGTCGTCGGCCCTGCCGAGTTCGCCGCCTCCATTCCCGAGATCGTGTGGTATCTCGACGACCCGGTCGCCGACCCGGCGCTGATTCCGCTCTACTTCGTCGCGAAAGAAGCGCGCAAACACGTCAAGGTCGTGCTGTCCGGCGAGGGCGCAGACGAACTGTTCGGCGGTTACACGATCTACCGGGAACCGTTGTCGCTCAAACCATTCGAATACCTCCCCAAGGGACTTCGCCGGGCCGCGGGCGCACTGAGCGACAAAATTCCTGACGGGACGCGCGGCAAGAGCCTTCTCCATCGCGGTTCGATGTCCCTCGAGGAGCGTTATTACGGCAACGCCCGCAGTTTCGGCGACGCGCAACTCAGGGCTGTGCTCCGCGACTTCCGGCCCGAGTGGACGCACACCGACGTCACATCACCGATCTACGCACAGTCCCGCGGCTGGGATCCAGTGGCACGGATGCAGCACCTCGACCTGTTCACGTGGCTGCGAGGCGACATCCTCGTCAAGGCCGACAAGATCACGATGGCCAACTCGCTGGAACTGCGTGTGCCGTTTCTCGACAACGAGGTCTTCGCCGTCGCGGAGAAGCTGCCGCTGGAACAGAAAATCACCAAGGACACCACGAAGTACGCACTCCGACAGGCGCTGGAGGGGATCGTCCCTGCCCATGTTCTGCACCGTGCGAAGCTCGGCTTCCCAGTGCCACTTCGGCATTGGCTGCGCGGCACGGAACTCTTCGACTGGGCGCATCAGCAGATCGCGGAGTCCGAGACCGATCACATTCTGAACAAGGCCGCTGTCACCGCGATGCTGAACGAGCATCGAGACGGCAAATCCGACCACAGTCGACGCCTCTGGACGGTGTTGATCTTCATGGTGTGGCACGGCATCTTCGTCGAGAAGCGCATCGTGCCCGAGATTGCCGAGCCCACGTACCCCGTCGATCTCTGAAGACCTGTTCGCATGAAAACGGCCCGTGGCGATCGCCACGGGCCGTTCGTGTGTTGGAAGTTAGATCAAGCAGGCAGAAGTGCGCCGATTTCGTCGGCGGCCGTCGAACCGTAGGCCGCGCCCAGACGTTTGAGCGCATCGTCACGGACGAACGTCCATTCCTGCGTGCCGGTTGTTTCTAGAACCAGCACGGCGACGAGCGATCCGAGCTGTGCAGCGCGCTCCACCGATGCTCCAGCCAGATGAGCGACGAGGAAACCGGCACGGAAGCCGTCGCCGACACCCGTGGGGTCGACCTTGCTCGTCTCGGGCACGACGTCGACGTGTGTTGTGGTTCCGTCGGCGGAGACGATCTCGACGCCGGATTTGCCCAACGTGGTGACTCGAATGCCCACCTTGGCCTCGAGCTCGGCCTCGGACAACCCGGTCTTCTGACGAAGCAGGCCCCACTCGTATTCGTTGGTGAACAGGTATGCAGCGCCGTCGATCAGCGCAGACGCTTGCTCGCCGCTCAGACGAGCCAGCTGCTGCGACGGATCAGCTGCGAACGGGATGCCCGCGGTCCGGCATTGTTCGGTGTGAGCGAGCATGGCGTCCGGATCGTTGGCTCCGATCAGGACGAGTTCGAGTGGCGTCTTGGATGCGAGGTCGATGATCGAGATTTCGCGAGCTTCGCTCATCGCACCGGGATAGAACGACGCGATCTGTGCCATGTCCTCGTCGGTGGTGCACACGAATCGCGCAGTGTGAGCGGTGGACGACACACGGACTCCGTCGCAATCCACCCCGTTGGACTCCAACCACGACCGGTATTCGGCGAAGTCCGGTCCCACTGCGCCGACCAGCAGCGGAGAACCGCCGAGGACGCCGAGTGCATACGCGATGTTTCCGCCGACTCCACCCTTGCGAATCACCAGATCGTCGACGAGAAAACTGAGCGAAATGTTCTTCAACTGGTCCGCAACCAACTGGTCGGCGAACTTGCCTGGGAATCGCATCAGGTGATCGGTCGCTATGGATCCCGATACCGCGAGAGTCACGTGCTTGGGCCTTTCGGTCGTGTAGCCGGCAGAACACCCATGCTAGACCGAAGGCGTTCCGCGCAGGGCGAGGAAAAAGTGAGTGAACACACTTCTGACCGGTACCCGCGGAGCGAATACCGGTCAGACGTGACGACGATCGAGCGTCAGTTGAACGAATCACCACAGGCGCATGAGCCTGTCGCGTTCGGGTTGTCGATCGTAAAGCCCTGCTTCTCGATGGTGTCGACGAAATCGATGGAAGCACCTTCGACGTACGGAGCGCTCATCCGGTCGACTGCGAGCGTGACTCCGTTGAAGTCCACTGCGAGGTCGCCGTCGAGGCTACGGTCGTCGAAGAAGAGCTGATAGCGCAGTCCTGCACAGCCGCCAGGCTGAACAGCAATACGCAACGCGAGATCATCGCGGCCTTCTTGATCCAGCAACGCCTTGGCCTTGGACGACGCAGCTTCTGTCATCGTGACCTTGTGCGTGATGGTCTCGTTCGAGACGGTCATGGGCTCTCCCTGTCAGTCGTACCAAACCCGTGAACGCCTCAACCGTACTCCGGATGCAGTTATTCCTCACGGTCCGTACGCGGTCGGACGAGAAGATCGAGCGGAGAACGATCCCGCCACCTCTCGTGCAAGCAATTCGAGCTGGTGTTCGGCGTCCGACATCGACTTTTCCACCGATCCGGCGAACTCGGTGATCGAGTACGCAGCGGTGATTCCCGTCGAGTGCAGCTGGGCGTCGTCGAGCTGCACCTGACCTGCGAACACCAGCGTCTGCACACCTGAGCCTGCTCCCGCCGTTGCCAGACGGGTCACCAATTTGCCGCGCAATGACTGACTGTCGAACTTGCCCTCCCCCGTCAGGACGAGGTCGACGGTAGCCAGCAGGGCACTCTGGTCGGTCACTTCGGCGACCACCGATGCGCCGGACTCGCTCCGCCCGCCGAGCGCGAAGAGTGCGGCACCGATGCCTCCGGCTGCGCCTGCGCCCGACAGGTCGGCCACGTTTCGTCCACACTCGAGCTCGAGCACCGTCGCCCAATCCCTGTTCAGCTCTTCCAACATGTCGACCAGCGCGGGATCTGCACCCTTCTGTGGACCGAACACGCGCGCCGCGCCGAACTCTCCGAGAAGCGGATTCTCGACGTCTGTCGCGGCCACCAGATCGACGCCGCCCAGCCGCGCCGCCGCCTCGCCCAGTCCACCGAGCGCCCGCACCATCCCTCGCCCGCCGTCGGTACAGCTGCTCCCACCGAGGCCGACGTAGATGGTCGCGACGCCTTCTGCGAGGGCCGCTTCGATCAACTGACCGACGCCGTAGCTGGAGGACTTCAGCGCGCTGTGCGCCGTCGGCGGCCCGCCGAGGACGCCGAGACCACAGGCCGCAGCCGCCTCGATGTACGCGGTAGTGCCGTCGAGCAGCCAGGACGCCGACACGACTTGGCCGAGGGGCCCTTCTACCTCCACCGTGCGCACGGTCCCGCGCCGGCTCGCAACGACGTCCACGAACCCCGGTCCACCGTCGGATTGTGGCGCGAGAATCACGTCGTCGGACGGCCGCGCCGCACTCCATCCTCTGCTTATCGCCGCTGCCGCCTCGGTAGCAGTCAGCGTCTCGCCGAACGAATCGGGTGCAACCATCACTCGCATCGTCAGCAGTGTAGGTCGGTCGCCTTCCGGCGGCACGTCAGCGCTCCGACGTGGCCGGTGTTCTCTGCTGCGTCGCCATCCCATAACCTGGGAGGGTGAAGTTGCTACGTCGCGGAAACTCTGACAATTCGGACGGAGACGACTCGAAATCAACCGAGTCCTCCGCCTCGATCCCGGCTTCGTCCACCGAGGCTGTCGGCAAGGGGCGCCCGACTCCCAAACGCCGTGAGTCCGAGGCGCGACGCCGTGGTCCGGTTGCTCCGCCCCCGATGACGAGCAAGGAAGCCCGCGAGCGCCGAAAGGCGAACAAGGGATCGAAGACCGATCGCAAGCAGGCGTCGGCCGAGCGACGTGCCGCGTCGGCGGAACGCCGCGAGCGCATGCTCGCCGGTGAGGACAAGTACCTGTTGCCTCGCGACAAGGGCCCCGTTCGCGCGTTCGCTCGCGACCTCGTCGATGCCCGACGGAATCTAGTCGGTCTGTTCATGCCACTGGCGTTGCTGCTGATCTTCGCGTTGTTCCTGAGCCCCGCCGTGCAGGCTTTCGTCACCTTGGCCATGTTCGTCATGATGCTGTTCATGGTCATCGAGGGCATTTTCATCGGCCGTCAGATAAACAATCGCGTTCGCGAGCGTTTCCCGGACACCCCCGACGGCGGCTTCAAACTCGGCTGGTACGCATTCGTCCGTGCATCGCAGCTGCGGAAGATGCGCGCGCCCAAGCCCCGCGTCGACCGCGGCGCCGCAGTCTGACGACACGTCCCCACGTGACGTCGGCGACACGCACACTCGTTCTCGGCGGCACGCGGTCGGGCAAGTCGGCGTACGCCGAGAATCTCGTCGCGCACTACGAGCACGTTCGATACGTGGCGACAGGGCGACGAGACCCTTCGGACATCGACTGGGAAGCCCGCATCGACACCCACCGCGCTCGAAGACCGTCGTCGTGGACGACCGTGGAAAGCCCCCGGGGCCTTTCCGATGTTCTTGCGACACCGACTGACTGCGCGACGATCGTCGACGATCTGGGTACGTGGCTCACCGGGGCGATCGACGACCGCGAGGCCTGGGACCTGCCGAGGGGAACGATCACGCCCGAGTCCGATGCACTGGTGAACGCGGTCTCACAAGGAATCGGAACGATGGTCCTGGTGAGCCCCGAGGTCGGCTGGGGTGTTGTTCCCGAAACGCGTTCCGGCCGGTTGTTCCAGGACGAGATGGGCACGCTCAACCGCCGTTTGGCAGCGGTATGCGATTCGGTCGTACTGGTCGTCGCAGGCCAACCCTTGACCTTGAAATCCGCGGTCCAGTGATCGCAGCACCGATGGACCCTCATGACGAAAGGCCCACCGTGACAGCCACTCCCGAGCCGGAGACGAACTCGACACCCCTCCGGCCCGTACCTCCACCTTCTGCGGGAGCTCGGAACGACGCTGCCGCGCGCCAACTCTCGCTGACGAAACCGTCCGGGAGCCTCGGCCGACTCGAAGCGGTCGGTGAATGGATCGCCGCATGCCAGGATCGATGCCCGCCTTCTCCGCTGGTTCGTCCCCGCGTCGTTGTGTTCGCCGGAGATCACGGCGTCGCGGTACACGGCGTGTCCGCGTACCCACCCGAGGTCACCGCGCAGATGGTAGCCAACTTCACTGCGGGAGGCGCAGCGGTCAATGCGTTGGCGCAAGTGTCGGGAGCGTCGGTACGGGTCGTGGACATCTCGGTACTCACCGACACGGACCCGTCGGTGAGCGGCCACAAGATCAGGAAGTCGAGCGGATCCATCGATCGCGAGGACGCGCTCACCCATGACGAGGTCCTGGCCGCCATCGACGCCGGACGCGCAATAGCCGACGAAGAAGTGGACAGCGGCGCCGACCTTCTCATCGCAGGCGACATGGGGATCGGAAACACCACGCCTGCAACCGCTTTGATCGCGGCACTCACCGACACCGAACCGGTCGCGGCCGTGGGGCGCGGAACGGGTGTCGACGACGCCGGGTGGATTCGCAAGACCGCTGCCATTCGCGACGCGATGCGCAGAGCACGCCCGGTCGTGAAGGACCCGATCGCGCTCCTCCGTGTAGCCGGCGGTGCCGACATCGCCGCGATGGCAGGGTTTCTCGCGCAGGCTGCGCACCGCCGTACGCCGGTCATCCTGGACGGACTCGTCGTGACGGCAGCAGCGCTCGTGGCCGAGGAGTCCGCGCGCGGCGCCCGCGAATGGTGGGTGGCTGGCCACCGATCGACCGAACCTTCGCACTCGATTGCGTTGAAGCACTTGCGGATCGAGCCACTGCTCGAACTCGACATGCGCCTGGGTGAGGGATCGGGAGCGCTCGTGGCTCTCGGTCTCGTACACGCGGCAGTCGCGACGCTCTCGAACATGTCGACCTTTGCCGATGCAGGGGTCAGTACCGAAATCACCGCCGATACGGCCGAGTGACGTGCTCGCCGGACCACGATTGGCACTGTCGTGGCTGACTGTCGTGCCTATCGACGGCCCGCGTGAGATAGATCGCGGCCATGGACGTGCAGCAATATCGGCTACTCCCCTCGTCGGATTGTTGTTGGGGGCAGTGTCGGCGCTTCTGTTGTGGCTGATCGGTATAGCGTCGCTTCCCAGCCTGCTCGCGGGCCTGCTGACGGTGTCGGCACTAGCCCTTCTCACCCGGGGCATGCACATCGACGGCCTCGCGGACACCGCCGACGGTCTCGGTTGTTACGGGCCACCCGAGCGGGCGCGCGAAGTGATGCAATCCGGAGGCGCCGGACCGTTCGGGGTAGCAGCCGTGTCCCTCGTTCTGGCCATCCAGGCAGTCGGTTTCGGTGAACTCGCCGCCGACGGCTCCTGGTGGTCGATCGTTCTTGCCGTATCGGTCGGTCGCGTTTCGGTGGTTCTCGCATGCCGACGCGGGATTCCCCCAGCCGGGACCACCGGCTTCGGGGCGCTCGTCGCCGACACACAATCGGCCGTCCCCGTCGCGGCGTGGACCGTGTTGGCCGTGGTCGCAGCGGCAGGAACTGTCGACGGCCGTTGGTGGCAGGGTCCGGCGGTGGTGGTTTTCGCGCTCGCCGCAGTGGTACTGGCAGTTCGGCACTGCGCCAGGCGATTCGGGGGCATCAGCGGCGATGTCCTCGGCGCGGCGATCGAGGTGACCACCGCGATCGCGGTGGTCGGCCTCCTGATCGGTCGGTGAGTTCTCAGCCGAGCTTGGTCATCCAACCGTGGGTATCTGCGAAGGTACCCCGCTGAATACCGGTCAGTGTGTCTCGCAACGCAAGGGTGATCTCACCCGGCTCGCCGCCTGCGATGGTGTACTCCCCTTCAGCGGACTTCACGGTGCCAACCGGGGTGATCACAGCGGCAGTTCCACACGCGAACACCTCGGTGATCTCACCCGACTCGGCGCCTTTCTGCCACTCCTCGGTAGAGATTCGACGCTCTTCGACGGGGATGCCGGAATCGGTTGCGAGCGTCAGCAGCGAATCGCGAGTGATGCCGGGGAGCAAGGAGCCGGACAGCGACGGTGTGACGAGGCGGGCGTCGGATCCCGAGCCGAAGACGAAGAACAGGTTCATCCCGCCCATCTCCTCGACGAAGCGACGCTCGATGGCGTCGAGCCACACGACCTGATCACACCCTTCGTCGCTTGCTTGCGCTTGCGCCAGAAGCGATGCCGCGTAGTTTCCGGCGAACTTGGCCGCTCCTGTACCGCCGGGAGCTGCACGCACGTATTCGGTCGAGAGCCAGACCTTGACCGGCTTGACTCCGCGGGGGAAGTACGCGCCAGCGGGTGAAGCGATGAGCATGTATCGGTAGTCGTCAGCGGGACGGACACCGAGGCCCGCCTCGGTCGAGAACATGAACGGCCGCAGGTACAACGCATCTTCGCCGCCCGCTTCCGGCACCCACTCGTGGTCGACCGCGAGAAGCTGTTCGATCGAGGCGAGGAACAATTCCTCGGGCAGTTCGGGCATTGCCAACCGCCGTGCCGACGTCTGGAATCGCTCGGCGTTGGACCGAACGCGGAACGACGCGAAGTCACCGCCTGGCTGCCGATAGACCTTCAGTCCTTCGAAAATGGCCTGCCCGTAGTGCAGAACCATCGCTGCTGGATCCAGTTGGATCGGACCGTACGGGGCGATCGTCGGGTCGTACCACCCCTTGTCGGTGGAGTAATCGATGATTGCCATGTGGTCGGTGAAGAACTTCCCGAACCCCGGCGCAGCCAGTACGGCCTCTCGTGCCTCGGACGGTGCCGGAGACGGATGGGCCGCGCGGGTGAAGTCGGGTAGGCCAGTCATGATCCGATCTTATCCAACGCGGTCATGACCACTCACTTGGTGTTCACCTCACTTCGCATTCACCTCACTTGGTATTCAC from Rhodococcus sp. P1Y includes these protein-coding regions:
- a CDS encoding DUF3043 domain-containing protein; its protein translation is MKLLRRGNSDNSDGDDSKSTESSASIPASSTEAVGKGRPTPKRRESEARRRGPVAPPPMTSKEARERRKANKGSKTDRKQASAERRAASAERRERMLAGEDKYLLPRDKGPVRAFARDLVDARRNLVGLFMPLALLLIFALFLSPAVQAFVTLAMFVMMLFMVIEGIFIGRQINNRVRERFPDTPDGGFKLGWYAFVRASQLRKMRAPKPRVDRGAAV
- the ctaC gene encoding aa3-type cytochrome oxidase subunit II, which translates into the protein MNVAQSRILRRAGLTAFLGVAALLLSGCSIDNEVLRFGFPVGVTPQGKSIRELWTWSVVAALIMGIIVWALIFWVVIFHRKKKDSPEFPRQTAYNVPLELFYTAVPFVIIAVLFYFTVVVQNYVDEKQPNPDVTVDVTAYQWNWKFGYQTVDLKDGVAKYDGTDVEAQEAAEAAATPPEGEAEGSEDGEFVPGAIHGVSPQDLSYLHYNQIETVGTSNEIPVLVLPTGKRIEFVLASSDVIHGFWVPEFLFKRDVLPNPKENHSDNVFQISEIEREGAFVGRCTEMCGTFHSMMNFEVRAVSPDDFQEYIELRKPESDGGEGLTNAQALEAIGQSPVATSTYPFTTDRGLKSESVAEGN
- a CDS encoding carbohydrate kinase family protein translates to MTLAVSGSIATDHLMRFPGKFADQLVADQLKNISLSFLVDDLVIRKGGVGGNIAYALGVLGGSPLLVGAVGPDFAEYRSWLESNGVDCDGVRVSSTAHTARFVCTTDEDMAQIASFYPGAMSEAREISIIDLASKTPLELVLIGANDPDAMLAHTEQCRTAGIPFAADPSQQLARLSGEQASALIDGAAYLFTNEYEWGLLRQKTGLSEAELEAKVGIRVTTLGKSGVEIVSADGTTTHVDVVPETSKVDPTGVGDGFRAGFLVAHLAGASVERAAQLGSLVAVLVLETTGTQEWTFVRDDALKRLGAAYGSTAADEIGALLPA
- the qcrB gene encoding cytochrome bc1 complex cytochrome b subunit; protein product: MSPSLQTLAAKQANDVDSRYHLAPGLRRQINKVFPTHWSFLLGEIALYSFVILLISGVFLTLFFDPSLSEVEYNGIYEPLRGVSMSRAYETTLNISFEVRGGLFMRQIHHWAALMFACSIIVHMLRIFFTGAFRRPREANWVLGCLLLILAMFEGFFGYSLPDDLLSGTGLRAAFSGITMSIPIVGTWLHWLIFDGDFPGTIIIPRLYVAHVLLLPAIILALIAAHLALVWYQKHTQFPGPGRTEKNVVGVRILPVFAVKSGAFFAVTFGVLALMGGLFQINPVWNLGPYNPAQVSAGSQPDFYMMWTDGLARLWPAWDIYIAGRYTIPAVFAVALIMGLVFTVMIAYPWIEKRLTGDTAHHNLLQRPRDVPVRTAIGAMVLAFYIVLTLSCVNDIIAYKFDISLNAMTWIGRIGMLVLPPIAYFVAYRFCIGLQRSDRQVLDHGIETGIIKRLPHGQYVEVHQPLGPVDDHGHPIPLEYQGAAVPKKMSKLGSAGKPGSGSIFRPDPVSESKALEEALHHGEVEQLTMLKNYQASLYGNGSNGHSNGNGHANGNGHSNGNGSNGHANGNGHSNGDGDHAPARQESDSEH
- a CDS encoding HesB/IscA family protein; its protein translation is MTVSNETITHKVTMTEAASSKAKALLDQEGRDDLALRIAVQPGGCAGLRYQLFFDDRSLDGDLAVDFNGVTLAVDRMSAPYVEGASIDFVDTIEKQGFTIDNPNATGSCACGDSFN
- a CDS encoding cytochrome c oxidase subunit 4: MKIEAKIFEILTVFFLLVGIVYALFTGFSRTGVEWAGVTAIALSVGLTLIIGTYFRFVARRLDTRPEDFDDAEISDGAGDLGFFSPGSFWPIVLAGAASVTAIGFAFFLWWLIAFGVVLILSAAAGLVFEYHVGPEKH
- the asnB gene encoding asparagine synthase (glutamine-hydrolyzing); protein product: MCGLLGVLTSTGTDAAGVELVEGAMHCMRHRGPDEPGTWHDDDVIYGFNRLSIIDIEHSHQPLRWGPPENPTRYALTFNGEIYNYLELREELTREHGAEFFTEGDGESIVAAFHYWGTEAVRRLRGMFAFAIWDTDTRELFLARDPFGIKPLFVATGTGGTAFGSEKKSLLELTDLIGIGTELDPRAIEHYTVLQYVPEPETLHTEIRRLESGSYATLTPGAELKITRYFTPKFPVKPFAPGSESARYQEIAEALEDSVAKHMRADVTVGSFLSGGIDSTAIAALAIRHNPNLITFTTGFEREGYSEVDVAAESAAAIGARHVVKVVGPAEFAASIPEIVWYLDDPVADPALIPLYFVAKEARKHVKVVLSGEGADELFGGYTIYREPLSLKPFEYLPKGLRRAAGALSDKIPDGTRGKSLLHRGSMSLEERYYGNARSFGDAQLRAVLRDFRPEWTHTDVTSPIYAQSRGWDPVARMQHLDLFTWLRGDILVKADKITMANSLELRVPFLDNEVFAVAEKLPLEQKITKDTTKYALRQALEGIVPAHVLHRAKLGFPVPLRHWLRGTELFDWAHQQIAESETDHILNKAAVTAMLNEHRDGKSDHSRRLWTVLIFMVWHGIFVEKRIVPEIAEPTYPVDL
- a CDS encoding helix-turn-helix domain-containing protein, encoding MVRIPLSPEELSRGLRLGELLRATRGQRTMTEVAGEAGISVETLRKIETGRIPTPAFFTVSALCRALGLSLDDVAATVSRACTRADAS
- a CDS encoding glycerate kinase family protein, whose amino-acid sequence is MRVMVAPDSFGETLTATEAAAAISRGWSAARPSDDVILAPQSDGGPGFVDVVASRRGTVRTVEVEGPLGQVVSASWLLDGTTAYIEAAAACGLGVLGGPPTAHSALKSSSYGVGQLIEAALAEGVATIYVGLGGSSCTDGGRGMVRALGGLGEAAARLGGVDLVAATDVENPLLGEFGAARVFGPQKGADPALVDMLEELNRDWATVLELECGRNVADLSGAGAAGGIGAALFALGGRSESGASVVAEVTDQSALLATVDLVLTGEGKFDSQSLRGKLVTRLATAGAGSGVQTLVFAGQVQLDDAQLHSTGITAAYSITEFAGSVEKSMSDAEHQLELLAREVAGSFSARSSRPTAYGP